The following coding sequences lie in one Rutidosis leptorrhynchoides isolate AG116_Rl617_1_P2 chromosome 6, CSIRO_AGI_Rlap_v1, whole genome shotgun sequence genomic window:
- the LOC139852937 gene encoding nudix hydrolase 9, with protein MENEYKLLLSCPSGLSPSQVSVILDESYDRVQHPDLDLENSISEIWNQRVQQSPSLFNGKKFRYGGVNGGESQVCLHLGLTDYRTFVGTNLNPLWERFLVPSQDDCKQCQHTSSPLGNGAIVETSDNKILVLQRSNNVGEFPGYLVFPGGHPEPEEVGIMSHKCQDGLQYSEVSNVSVSQEMFDSIVREVVEEIGVPDASLSDPLLIGISRRVLNVRPAAFFFIKCNLQSTQVQQLYSSAQDGYESTKLYTIQPSELEYMASKMPGCHRGGFALYKFMLEAGTKVH; from the exons atggaGAATGAGTATAAGCTTCTCCTTTCATGTCCATCTGGCCTCTCACCTTCACAG GTGTCAGTGATTTTGGACGAATCGTATGATAGAGTTCAACATCCGGATCTTGACTTAGAAAACTCCATTTCCGAG ATATGGAATCAAAGGGTTCAACAAAGCCCATCATTGTTCAACGGGAAGAAGTTTAGG tATGGAGGAGTAAATGGTGGGGAGTCCCAGGTATGCCTTCACCTCGGTCTAACAGATTATAG GACTTTTGTGGGGACAAACTTGAATCCTTTATGGGAAAGATTTCTGGTTCCATCTCAAG ATGATTGCAAACAGTGTCAACACACATCTAGTCCGTTGGGTAACGGTGCAATTGTAGAAACATCTGACAATAAGATACTCGTGCTCCAAAGAAGTAATAATGTTGGAGAGTTTCCTGGTTACCTTGTTTTTCCAGGTGGCCATCCTGAG CCTGAAGAAGTTGGTATTATGTCCCATAAGTGTCAAGATGGGTTGCAGTACTCAGAAGTGAGCAATGTTTCAGTTTCTCAAGAGATGTTTGACAGCATTGTTCGTGAAGTTGTTGAAGAAATAGGAGTACCTGATGCATCCCTG AGTGACCCGTTATTGATTGGAATATCCAGAAGGGTATTGAATGTCAGACCAGCGGCTTTTTTCTTTATTAAGTGCAATCTTCAGTCAACACAAGTTCAACAATTATATTCCAGTGCACAAGATGGCTACGAGTCAACAAAACTTTATACTATCCAACCT AGTGAGTTGGAGTACATGGCATCCAAAATGCCTGGTTGCCACCGAGGAGGATTTGCACTTTACAAGTTTATGTTAGAAGCTGGGACGAAAGTTCACTGA